One segment of Saprospiraceae bacterium DNA contains the following:
- a CDS encoding GNAT family N-acetyltransferase, with translation MLHTERLFLIPTSLPMLEAIADENWPVLSSLLGGVDIADQWTHFPEALVWMRDFAREHPADMTWWNYLIVHRHDVRLIGTCGFKGPPGPDGLVEIGYEIADAYQGRGFATEAARRLTEHALTHDAVIAITAHTLAEENASCTVLRKLGFAFAGEHVDIEDGKIWAWKRER, from the coding sequence ATGCTCCACACCGAACGCCTTTTTCTCATCCCTACCTCCCTGCCCATGCTCGAGGCCATCGCCGACGAAAACTGGCCGGTACTTTCATCGTTGCTTGGAGGGGTTGACATTGCTGACCAATGGACCCATTTCCCAGAGGCCCTCGTGTGGATGCGCGATTTTGCCCGAGAGCATCCCGCCGACATGACGTGGTGGAATTACCTCATCGTGCATCGGCATGACGTGCGGCTCATCGGGACCTGCGGCTTCAAAGGCCCGCCCGGGCCAGATGGGCTGGTTGAAATCGGCTACGAAATCGCGGATGCCTATCAGGGGCGCGGCTTCGCCACCGAAGCGGCCCGCCGCCTGACGGAACACGCGCTCACTCACGATGCGGTCATCGCCATCACCGCCCACACCCTTGCCGAAGAAAACGCCTCCTGCACAGTGCTGCGCAAACTCGGATTCGCTTTCGCGGGAGAACACGTTGACATAGAGGATGGCAAAATCTGGGCGTGGAAACGGGAGCGATGA
- a CDS encoding MFS transporter codes for MLLKFYRHWLDSFSGIPKAIWLLALINLVNRLGSMVIVFITIYLTKELHFSIREAGYVMGFFGAGALAGAFLGGKLTDRFGYYPVQFWSLIASGLVLIALIPIRDFWVMCGAVFMMSLTGDVFRPANSVAIARNSSPENRTRSISLMRMAFNMGWTIAPAIGGMLVAAFGWFWLFWVDGLTCIAAALVLRWLMPPKPAEAKNATTAGTEHDSTPASLSPYRDRPYLWFVLLTMMNAIVFMQLLWTVPVFWKDSFQWNESNIGLMMALNGLMVFLIEMPLVYRLEGRRPQLDYVRMGLLMYMAAYLSFVLPFGAVLAAVLFTVAISMGEMFVMPFSSNYVYGRSAGTHQGQYMGLYTMAYSVSNILAPLFGTQVIAAWGYYTLWWLLTLIAGITWVGFWLLEKRNSRQQAANAKMSDMEIVEGLGV; via the coding sequence ATGTTACTCAAATTCTACCGCCATTGGCTGGATTCTTTTTCCGGCATTCCGAAAGCAATATGGTTGCTGGCGCTCATTAATTTGGTGAATCGCCTCGGCAGCATGGTCATTGTGTTCATCACGATTTACCTGACCAAGGAGTTGCATTTTAGCATCCGCGAGGCGGGCTACGTCATGGGGTTCTTTGGTGCAGGCGCTTTGGCAGGTGCTTTTTTGGGTGGCAAACTGACGGACCGATTTGGCTACTATCCGGTCCAGTTCTGGAGCCTCATAGCGAGTGGCTTGGTGCTGATTGCGCTCATCCCCATCCGCGATTTTTGGGTGATGTGTGGGGCTGTTTTTATGATGAGCCTCACGGGGGACGTGTTCCGCCCGGCCAACTCGGTGGCCATCGCCCGCAACAGCAGCCCGGAGAATCGCACCCGCTCCATCTCACTGATGCGCATGGCCTTCAACATGGGCTGGACCATCGCGCCCGCCATTGGAGGCATGTTGGTGGCGGCGTTTGGTTGGTTCTGGCTGTTCTGGGTGGATGGGCTGACTTGCATCGCTGCCGCGTTGGTGCTGCGCTGGCTCATGCCACCCAAGCCTGCCGAGGCAAAAAATGCGACGACCGCAGGCACGGAGCACGACAGCACGCCCGCTTCGCTCTCCCCTTATCGCGACCGCCCCTATTTGTGGTTTGTGCTGCTCACGATGATGAATGCCATAGTGTTCATGCAGCTGTTGTGGACGGTGCCTGTGTTTTGGAAGGATAGTTTTCAATGGAACGAGTCGAACATCGGCCTGATGATGGCGCTCAATGGCCTCATGGTATTTCTTATTGAGATGCCGCTCGTCTATCGCCTCGAAGGGCGCCGCCCGCAGCTCGACTATGTGCGAATGGGGCTGCTGATGTATATGGCGGCGTATCTTTCTTTTGTGCTGCCGTTCGGCGCTGTGTTGGCAGCTGTGTTGTTCACGGTGGCCATTTCGATGGGCGAGATGTTTGTGATGCCCTTCAGCTCCAATTATGTGTATGGACGCTCTGCCGGCACGCATCAAGGGCAATACATGGGGCTTTACACGATGGCTTACTCGGTCTCGAATATCCTCGCGCCATTGTTTGGCACGCAAGTGATTGCCGCATGGGGATACTACACTTTGTGGTGGCTGCTGACGCTGATTGCGGGCATTACATGGGTGGGGTTTTGGTTGTTGGAAAAAAGAAACTCGCGGCAACAAGCCGCCAATGCCAAGATGTCCGACATGGAAATAGTTGAGGGTTTGGGGGTTTGA
- a CDS encoding aminotransferase class V-fold PLP-dependent enzyme: MKTIDALRADTPALTDAPSDKPTLIHLNNAGAALPPSPVLRAMQEYLDLEAHIGGYEAADKNAASIDGFYRAVARLLHTKPHNIAFATSATDAYARVLSAIPFRPDDTILTTENDYVSNQIAFLALQKRMGVKLLRARDTASGGVDVGDFEMLLKKHRPVLAAVTHVPTNSGLVQPVEAIGQICREHGVWYLADACQSAGQMTLDVERIGCDFLTATMRKFMRGPRGAGFLFASDRVLEAGLEMLFPDLRSADWLSADAYATVPTARRFEYWEMSPALVLGSKAAAEYALEVGTDWIENRVKELAAQLRHRLSALPGVQVLDQGTALCGIVTAYSPQWEAKGLLEKLQAHHINCRLSPLSVAQIDFSRKGVTWALRVSPHYYNTEEEIGRMVEVVGQR; this comes from the coding sequence ATGAAAACCATAGATGCGCTTCGCGCCGACACCCCTGCTCTCACGGATGCTCCATCGGACAAACCAACCCTCATTCACCTCAACAATGCGGGAGCCGCATTGCCACCCTCGCCCGTGCTTCGCGCCATGCAGGAATACCTCGACCTCGAAGCCCACATCGGCGGCTATGAAGCTGCCGACAAAAACGCGGCTTCGATTGATGGCTTTTACAGGGCAGTCGCTCGACTGCTGCACACCAAACCGCACAACATCGCCTTTGCCACCAGCGCCACCGATGCTTATGCCCGCGTGTTGAGCGCCATCCCATTCCGACCCGACGACACGATTCTGACCACCGAGAACGATTATGTGTCGAATCAAATCGCCTTCCTTGCCCTGCAAAAAAGAATGGGAGTCAAGCTGCTCCGCGCACGCGACACAGCGTCAGGTGGGGTGGATGTGGGCGATTTTGAAATGCTTTTGAAAAAACACCGACCCGTGTTGGCCGCCGTGACGCATGTGCCCACCAACAGCGGTCTCGTGCAGCCAGTGGAGGCCATCGGGCAAATCTGCCGCGAACACGGTGTCTGGTATCTCGCGGATGCCTGCCAGTCGGCAGGCCAGATGACCTTGGACGTGGAGCGCATCGGCTGCGATTTCCTCACCGCCACCATGCGCAAATTCATGCGCGGGCCGCGTGGCGCGGGCTTTCTTTTTGCATCCGACCGCGTGCTGGAGGCGGGCTTGGAAATGCTATTCCCCGACCTGCGCAGCGCCGACTGGCTCAGCGCGGATGCATACGCGACGGTGCCTACCGCTCGGCGCTTCGAGTACTGGGAAATGTCGCCGGCGCTGGTGCTGGGTAGCAAAGCCGCTGCCGAATACGCCCTCGAAGTGGGCACGGATTGGATAGAAAATCGGGTGAAGGAACTCGCTGCTCAGCTCCGCCACCGATTGAGCGCACTTCCCGGGGTGCAAGTGTTGGACCAAGGCACGGCGCTGTGCGGCATCGTCACGGCATATTCACCGCAATGGGAAGCCAAAGGCCTGCTCGAAAAACTACAGGCACACCACATCAACTGCCGTCTGTCGCCCTTGTCGGTGGCGCAGATTGATTTTTCCCGAAAAGGCGTGACATGGGCGCTCCGAGTGTCGCCGCACTATTACAACACGGAGGAGGAGATTGGGCGCATGGTGGAGGTGGTTGGGCAGCGGTAG
- a CDS encoding tetratricopeptide repeat protein: MQQQPRLLFLLCILLGAATSAKPANTLPDGDAKGKYFEFSVVAKDIYNKVSSLRFSEAQASLALMQRNEPDNLMAIYLENYLDFFTIFINDDKNEYRRLAKNTEPRLEKIAKGPASSPWLLYTQAEIRLQWAITRSRYNDFLTTLSDIKQAYTLLEENQRKFPDFMPNKKSLGIMHALIGNVPEEFRWAVKTLGGMEGSTEQGMRELEEVLAYAKSRDFPFEDEAVVAYSFLQLYLNNQSEQAWQILKTSKLSPKTNPLAAYVIATVAMRNGQNDEAIKVLQQSPTGKQYASFHYRNYLLGLAQLRRLDADAHKALETFTNQFKGENGLKEAYQKLAWYHLVFDNEMGYRTYMNYAKLKGAASSESDKAALREANSGEMPDPRLLKARLLFDGGYYQRAYDLLKNNAADYASDRKKKLEYSYRLGRIAHKMGKTHEATQLYTQTIESGAKDPWYFACNAALQLGLLYEEIKDKANARAAFQRCLSIKPEEYAASLHAQAKAGLGRTK, encoded by the coding sequence ATGCAACAACAGCCACGCCTCCTTTTTCTGCTTTGCATCCTACTCGGAGCCGCCACAAGCGCCAAACCGGCGAACACGCTGCCCGATGGCGATGCGAAAGGCAAATACTTCGAATTTTCCGTAGTAGCCAAAGACATTTACAACAAAGTGTCCAGTCTGCGTTTTTCGGAAGCCCAAGCGTCTTTGGCGCTCATGCAGCGCAACGAGCCAGACAATTTGATGGCCATTTATTTGGAAAATTATCTCGACTTCTTCACTATTTTCATCAACGACGACAAAAACGAGTATCGGCGGCTGGCCAAAAACACGGAACCACGCTTGGAGAAAATAGCCAAGGGACCAGCCAGCTCACCTTGGCTACTCTACACCCAAGCCGAAATCCGCCTCCAATGGGCCATCACCCGCAGCCGATACAACGACTTCCTCACCACCCTGAGCGACATCAAGCAGGCCTACACCTTGCTCGAGGAAAATCAGCGCAAGTTCCCCGACTTCATGCCCAACAAAAAGAGCCTCGGCATCATGCACGCCCTCATCGGCAACGTGCCGGAGGAGTTCAGGTGGGCGGTAAAAACACTTGGCGGCATGGAAGGCAGCACGGAACAAGGGATGCGCGAACTGGAAGAAGTGTTGGCCTACGCCAAAAGCCGCGATTTCCCCTTTGAGGATGAGGCCGTCGTGGCATATTCTTTCCTCCAACTGTACTTGAACAACCAAAGCGAACAGGCTTGGCAAATCCTAAAAACCAGCAAACTCTCTCCCAAAACAAACCCCCTTGCCGCTTATGTAATCGCCACAGTGGCCATGCGCAACGGCCAAAACGACGAAGCCATCAAGGTCTTGCAGCAAAGCCCAACAGGCAAGCAATACGCATCTTTTCATTACCGCAACTACTTGCTCGGCCTCGCCCAACTCCGCCGCCTTGACGCCGACGCGCACAAGGCACTCGAAACATTCACCAACCAGTTCAAAGGAGAAAACGGCCTCAAGGAAGCATATCAGAAGCTCGCGTGGTATCACTTGGTGTTCGACAATGAAATGGGCTACCGCACCTACATGAACTACGCTAAACTCAAAGGAGCCGCCAGCTCCGAAAGCGACAAGGCGGCCCTACGCGAGGCCAATAGCGGGGAAATGCCCGACCCGCGCCTGCTCAAGGCGCGGCTGCTGTTTGATGGCGGCTACTACCAACGTGCCTACGATTTGCTGAAAAACAACGCCGCCGATTATGCCAGCGACCGCAAGAAAAAGCTCGAATACTCCTATCGCTTGGGGCGCATCGCACACAAAATGGGAAAAACCCACGAAGCCACCCAGCTCTACACTCAAACAATAGAAAGCGGCGCCAAAGACCCATGGTATTTTGCCTGCAACGCGGCGCTTCAACTCGGCTTGCTTTATGAGGAAATCAAAGACAAGGCCAACGCCCGCGCGGCTTTTCAGCGATGCCTGAGCATAAAACCGGAAGAGTATGCCGCCAGCCTCCACGCCCAAGCCAAAGCGGGGTTGGGGCGAACAAAGTGA
- a CDS encoding homoserine dehydrogenase: MKLGLFGFGCVGQGLWKVLHETKGIRADIKRICIKHPDKQRPVPAHFFTIHAADILDDPEIDVVVELIDDAEAAFEIVSGALSRGKAVVSANKKMIAHRLPELYALQQKTGAPFLYEGACCASIPIIRNLEEYYDNDLLTSVEGIFNGTTNVILTKIFEENLTFGEALRFAQANGFAESDPTLDVEGFDPKFKLCILLLHAFGVFVQPEKVLHFGIHRLNDFDIEFARSRGSVLKLVARCFRENDKVAAYCLPRFVPKNHRYEGVKNEYNAVTLESAFSERQVFTGKGAGDKPTGCAVLSDISALRYQYKYEYRKFGQNGTFFDTKGTELTVYVRHEHDGQVAESDFSEITERYASSKAKYLVGKIPLEKLQSAAWLREPGVNVIECG, encoded by the coding sequence ATGAAATTAGGACTCTTCGGCTTCGGCTGCGTCGGCCAAGGGCTTTGGAAAGTATTGCACGAAACCAAAGGCATCCGCGCCGACATCAAGCGGATTTGCATCAAACACCCTGATAAACAGCGCCCGGTGCCGGCGCATTTTTTTACCATCCACGCGGCGGACATCCTCGACGACCCTGAAATAGATGTGGTGGTGGAGCTCATCGACGACGCGGAAGCGGCTTTTGAAATCGTTTCCGGCGCACTCTCGCGGGGCAAGGCGGTTGTTTCCGCGAACAAAAAAATGATTGCCCACCGCCTGCCGGAACTCTACGCTTTGCAGCAAAAAACGGGCGCGCCGTTCCTCTACGAGGGGGCTTGTTGTGCGAGCATTCCGATTATTCGAAATTTGGAGGAATACTACGACAATGACCTGCTTACATCGGTAGAAGGCATTTTCAACGGCACGACGAACGTCATTTTGACAAAAATTTTTGAGGAAAATCTCACGTTCGGCGAGGCGCTGCGGTTCGCGCAAGCCAATGGTTTTGCCGAGAGCGACCCGACGCTCGACGTGGAGGGTTTCGACCCTAAATTCAAACTCTGCATCCTCCTGCTCCATGCTTTCGGCGTGTTTGTGCAACCGGAAAAAGTGCTGCATTTCGGCATTCATCGCTTGAACGATTTCGACATCGAGTTTGCCCGCTCGCGGGGCAGCGTGCTGAAACTCGTGGCGCGGTGTTTTCGGGAAAATGACAAAGTAGCCGCCTATTGTTTACCGCGTTTTGTGCCAAAAAATCACCGCTACGAGGGGGTAAAAAATGAGTACAACGCCGTCACGCTCGAAAGCGCGTTTTCCGAGCGACAGGTGTTCACAGGCAAAGGCGCGGGCGACAAACCGACAGGCTGTGCCGTGCTTTCCGACATTTCGGCGCTGCGCTACCAGTACAAATACGAGTACCGCAAGTTCGGCCAGAACGGAACTTTTTTTGACACAAAAGGCACGGAACTAACGGTTTACGTTCGCCACGAACACGACGGCCAAGTGGCGGAAAGCGATTTTTCGGAAATCACGGAACGCTACGCTTCGAGCAAAGCGAAGTATTTAGTGGGCAAAATTCCATTAGAAAAATTGCAATCAGCGGCGTGGCTGCGGGAGCCGGGGGTGAATGTGATTGAGTGTGGGTGA
- a CDS encoding PLP-dependent transferase, with product MQEITRILHSLPIDPLTGSISTPIYQTATFVQEAPGEHKGFDYARSNNPTRQVLENLIARLEHGRRGLAFASGLAAIDCVLKLLEAGDEIVAVDDIYGGSFRLFTHVYEKFGVKVHYVDTTEAHNILEVLSPKTRLVWLETPTNPTLKISDIEEISRFAHAAGALVVVDNTFASPALQRPLELGADIVIHSATKYLAGHSDVIAGLLAVKDEELGARLKFIQNASGGILGPWDSWLTIRGIETLPLRVEAHSRNALAVARTLAEHEAVAEVFYPGLPTHKNHAIATRQQRGLGGGVVSFTLKDDTEEAARAFATSTQLFKLAESLGGVKSLLCHPATMTHKSIPREKRLAAGVRDSLIRLSCGIEGAADLVDDVRLGLEAVGSGSYSGSRQFAEAV from the coding sequence ATGCAGGAAATTACCAGAATTCTCCATTCACTCCCCATTGACCCGCTCACAGGGTCCATCTCCACGCCCATCTATCAAACCGCCACTTTCGTGCAGGAAGCACCGGGCGAACACAAGGGCTTCGACTACGCCCGCTCGAACAATCCGACCCGACAAGTGCTTGAAAATCTGATTGCCCGGCTCGAACACGGACGGCGCGGCCTCGCTTTCGCTTCCGGTCTTGCGGCGATTGACTGTGTGCTCAAACTCCTTGAAGCAGGCGACGAAATCGTGGCGGTGGACGACATTTACGGCGGCTCGTTCAGGCTTTTCACCCATGTTTATGAAAAATTCGGCGTGAAAGTCCACTATGTGGACACAACTGAGGCGCACAACATTTTGGAAGTGTTGTCGCCCAAAACCCGCCTCGTCTGGCTCGAAACGCCGACCAACCCGACGCTGAAAATCTCCGACATCGAAGAAATCAGCCGATTCGCACACGCAGCAGGGGCGCTCGTGGTGGTGGACAACACCTTTGCCAGCCCCGCCCTCCAGCGCCCGCTCGAACTCGGCGCCGACATCGTGATTCATTCAGCCACCAAGTACCTCGCCGGGCACTCCGACGTGATTGCAGGATTGCTCGCCGTGAAGGATGAGGAACTCGGCGCTCGCCTGAAATTTATCCAAAATGCCTCCGGCGGCATACTCGGCCCCTGGGACAGTTGGCTGACCATCAGAGGCATCGAGACCTTGCCGCTCCGCGTGGAAGCGCACTCCCGCAACGCGCTCGCCGTCGCCCGCACCCTCGCGGAACACGAAGCCGTTGCCGAAGTCTTCTACCCCGGCCTGCCGACGCACAAAAACCACGCAATCGCCACGCGACAGCAACGCGGGCTTGGCGGCGGTGTGGTCTCTTTCACGCTCAAAGACGACACCGAAGAAGCAGCCCGCGCCTTCGCTACCAGCACCCAACTTTTCAAATTGGCCGAAAGCCTGGGCGGCGTGAAAAGCCTGCTCTGTCACCCGGCAACGATGACCCACAAAAGCATCCCTCGTGAAAAACGACTCGCTGCTGGGGTCCGCGACTCGCTCATCCGCCTTTCGTGCGGCATCGAAGGTGCTGCCGATTTGGTGGACGATGTGCGGCTAGGGCTGGAGGCTGTTGGAAGTGGCAGTTACAGTGGCAGTCGGCAGTTTGCAGAAGCAGTGTAA
- a CDS encoding citrate (Si)-synthase, eukaryotic, translating into MDQLKAHFYEKAQALSKEVKELLKEHGDKKVDEVRLDQVYGGMRDITCMLWEPSLLDSEEGIRFRGYSIPELREKLPRATGGKEPLPEGLFWLMLVGEIPTKEQVKWLTENWVRRANVPDHVFKAIEALPIDTHPMTQFSVGIMAMQNTSVFAQRYNSGMNKSEYWDATYEDAMNLVARLPRVAAYIFRRVYHKGEHILPDISLDWGGNFSHMLGYDNPGFLEYMRLFLTIHADHEGGNGSAHTMHLVGSMLSDPYLSLSASMNALAGPLHGLANQEVIRWIQKMVDTLGTSKPSREQISEYVKSTLAGGRVVPGYGHAVLRKPDPRFMAQRQFCEDNIPDSDLVKIVWKIFDVVPPILTSLGKVKNPWPNVDAHSGAVLIHYGLTQYNFYTVLFGVSRALGVLAAQCWARALGLPLERPKSVTTEWVKSYLAKEYSVAAGN; encoded by the coding sequence ATGGATCAATTAAAAGCACATTTTTACGAAAAAGCACAGGCACTTTCAAAAGAAGTCAAGGAACTGCTTAAAGAACACGGCGACAAAAAGGTGGACGAAGTGCGGCTCGACCAAGTCTATGGCGGTATGCGCGACATCACTTGTATGCTTTGGGAGCCATCGCTGCTCGACTCAGAGGAAGGCATCCGGTTTCGCGGATATTCCATTCCCGAACTTCGTGAAAAACTACCGCGCGCCACAGGCGGGAAAGAACCCCTGCCCGAAGGTCTATTTTGGCTCATGCTCGTGGGCGAAATTCCCACGAAAGAGCAGGTAAAGTGGCTCACCGAGAACTGGGTGCGCCGCGCCAACGTGCCCGACCATGTTTTCAAAGCCATCGAAGCCTTGCCCATTGACACACACCCAATGACGCAATTTTCGGTCGGCATCATGGCCATGCAAAACACCAGCGTGTTCGCGCAGCGCTACAATTCGGGCATGAACAAATCCGAATACTGGGATGCCACATATGAGGATGCCATGAACCTCGTCGCCCGCTTGCCCCGCGTGGCAGCTTACATTTTCCGCAGGGTATATCACAAGGGCGAGCACATCCTCCCCGATATTTCGCTCGACTGGGGTGGCAACTTTTCCCACATGCTCGGCTACGACAACCCGGGCTTTCTCGAATATATGCGCCTCTTCCTCACTATCCATGCCGACCACGAAGGCGGTAATGGTTCGGCGCACACCATGCACCTCGTCGGCTCCATGCTCAGCGACCCCTACCTTTCGCTCAGCGCCTCCATGAACGCCCTCGCCGGCCCCTTGCACGGGCTTGCCAATCAGGAAGTCATCCGGTGGATTCAGAAAATGGTGGACACCCTCGGCACCTCCAAACCCAGCCGCGAACAAATCAGCGAATATGTGAAAAGCACCTTGGCCGGCGGTCGTGTGGTGCCGGGCTATGGGCACGCCGTGTTGCGCAAGCCCGACCCGCGCTTCATGGCGCAGCGTCAATTCTGCGAAGACAATATACCCGACAGCGACTTGGTGAAAATCGTTTGGAAAATTTTTGACGTGGTGCCGCCCATCCTCACCAGCCTCGGCAAAGTGAAAAACCCATGGCCCAACGTGGACGCGCACTCAGGTGCCGTGCTGATTCACTACGGCCTCACGCAATACAATTTTTACACCGTGCTCTTTGGGGTAAGTCGCGCGCTCGGCGTTTTGGCAGCCCAATGCTGGGCACGCGCCCTCGGACTTCCGCTGGAACGGCCCAAATCAGTCACCACCGAGTGGGTGAAAAGTTATTTGGCAAAAGAATATAGTGTGGCAGCTGGCAATTGA
- a CDS encoding Uma2 family endonuclease, whose product MSVTSISATAPVPVAPKQGIKLPKTLAERLDLDEILEVPATLEEYFNFLPECEYRIDYSDGKIISMGYASLTHEALVGRVIYLLTDIFGVETTYHVLGSNVATFIPDAQAVHNADVVVLQGKPQHHVHQGKKKKIKTLLNPHIIVEVLSRTTTRYDLGVKLPRYKTLPSVQHILLISQHNQAVSLYSRTNRPGQWLNIEESDAEHGYITLNRKKLRLADIYRNALVE is encoded by the coding sequence ATGTCAGTCACCTCTATCTCAGCCACCGCCCCTGTTCCCGTCGCGCCCAAGCAAGGCATCAAATTGCCCAAAACGCTAGCAGAACGGCTCGACCTGGATGAAATCCTCGAAGTGCCTGCCACCTTGGAGGAATACTTCAACTTCTTGCCGGAGTGCGAATACCGAATAGATTATTCAGATGGAAAAATTATTTCAATGGGATATGCCTCTCTTACACACGAAGCCCTCGTTGGTAGGGTCATTTATCTGTTGACGGATATTTTTGGCGTAGAAACAACTTACCATGTGCTCGGCAGCAATGTTGCCACCTTCATCCCCGACGCGCAGGCGGTCCACAACGCAGACGTGGTGGTGTTGCAAGGCAAGCCACAGCACCATGTGCATCAAGGGAAAAAGAAAAAAATCAAGACACTTTTGAATCCGCACATCATCGTGGAAGTATTGTCGCGCACCACCACGCGCTACGACCTGGGCGTGAAGCTGCCGCGATACAAAACCTTGCCAAGCGTGCAGCACATTCTGCTGATTAGCCAACACAACCAAGCCGTCTCCCTTTACAGCCGCACCAACCGCCCCGGTCAGTGGCTCAACATAGAGGAATCCGACGCGGAACACGGCTACATCACCCTCAACCGAAAAAAACTGCGGTTGGCGGACATCTATCGGAATGCCTTGGTCGAGTGA